Proteins encoded within one genomic window of Neoarius graeffei isolate fNeoGra1 chromosome 18, fNeoGra1.pri, whole genome shotgun sequence:
- the LOC132866615 gene encoding macrophage mannose receptor 1-like: MNPEWVFVLLFFSVVCGIGADVPHRYHFVNENKTWSEAQTYCREKYTDLASINNMEEMMKLNHTLKKETPKQAWIGLQREGTGKWQWSLANQTFYRDGDTYRNWENGQPNNAGGNQFCVCMNKNSNKWNDRNCSETFLFVCYEENNTNTDRYILINEKKTWHDAQTYCREKHTDLVSVRNQTENEEIRGKIQSSGNLIWIGLFHNSWKWSDQSNSSFRYWSSNKPSGGLNCAAVSVSEPHDWSDVSCTEKLPFICHEKFPENLILVKQNLTWKKALRYCRNHHHDLVSVHTEETQHWVKEVAQNASTEHVWLGLRHTCALGFWYWVTGEMICYQDWAPGNGTGFEDCSHEERTGAVQSGGEQQWISLPQSDTLNFICSTTY, encoded by the exons ATGAATCCTGAATGGGTTTTTGTTCTCCTATTCTTCTCAG TAGTGTGTGGTATCGGGGCAGATGTTCCTCACCGCTATCACTTTGTGAATGAGAATAAAACCTGGAGTGAAGCTCAGACTTACTGCAGAGAGAAATACACTGATTTGGCCTCCATCAACAACATGGAAGAGATGATGAAGCTGAATCACACACTGAAGAAGGAAACTCCAAAGCAAGCTTGGATCGGTCTACAGAGAGAGGGCACTGGGAAATGGCAGTGGTCTCTGGCAAACCAAACTTTCTACAGAGATGGAGACACTTACAGAAACTGGGAGAATGGACAACCAAACAACGCAGGGGGAAATCAGTTCTGTGTTTGCATGAACAAAAACAGCAACAAGTGGAATGATCGCAACTGTAGCGAGACATTTCTTTTTGTGTGTTATGAAG AAAATAACACAAACACTGATAGATACATATTGATTAATGAGAAAAAGACCTGGCATGATGCTCAGACCTACTGCCGAGAGAAACACACCGACCTGGTCAGTGTGAGGAACCAAACTGAGAATGAGGAGATCAGGGGAAAGATTCAAAGTTCAGGAAATCTTATTTGGATTGGTCTGTTTCATAACTCCTGGAAATGGTCAGATCAGAGTAATTCCTCATTCAGATACTGGAGCTCTAACAAACCCAGTGGAGGTTTGAACTGTGCTGCAGTGTCTGTGTCTGAGCCACACGACTGGAGTGATGTGAGCTGCACAGAAAAACTCCCATTCATCTGTCATGAGA aATTTCCAGAAAATCTCATCCTGGTTAAGCAGAATCTGACCTGGAAAAAAGCTCTGAGATACTGCAGAAACCATCATCATGACCTGGTCTCAGTGCACACTGAAGAGACGCAGCACTGGGTGAAGGAAGTGGCTCAAAACGCCTCCACTGAACACGTGTGGCTCGGCCTGCGTCACACCTGCGCTCTGGGCTTCTGGTACTGGGTGACTGGAGAGATGATCTGCTACCAGGACTGGGCTCCGGGGAATGGGACAGGGTTCGAAGACTGCAGCCATGAGGAGAGAACCGGAGCAGTGCAGTCTGGAGGAGAGCAGCAGTGGATCAGCCTGCCTCAGAGCGACACACTCAACTTCATCTGCTCGACGACGTATTAA